Genomic DNA from Hypomesus transpacificus isolate Combined female chromosome 19, fHypTra1, whole genome shotgun sequence:
TATGTTCACTCTGTCAATACCCCAAGACATATGcgctgaaaaaaataaaataaaaaaataacaatcATAAACAGAATCCTGaaatagccttctgtttaagaGTCAATGGTATAATTTAGGCTAGAACAAAACATAACTGTCGTAAAGGTTATTTGCAGAGTTAACTTATTGCAGGTGGCCGTGTGAGGCGATTTGTTAAAAGTAGATTCTAGAGAAGTGCACAGCTGCTCCGGCACGTCTACAACTTCAAAGataggctaactaacaaaaaCGGTTGGATTGAACAAACTAAATGTTGTTAATTATAACCAAAACAATGACACACAATTAGACATCACCTACCTTGATAAATAAGGATAAAATAGAAAGATAAAAAATGCAAAAATCTTTTCCTGCTAAGACTTAAATTAGGATCCATTCGTGATTCATACGACCCACGATGAGTGGAATCAGTTTCTCCCTTGCCAGTTAAAATCAAGTTTAGCTGTACCATCGAAACATTTTTTCTGATACCATCACGTTTATTTCCTCCGCATAGACtcgcactccctctctctctttctccattcaGCTGATCAAGTGACCATCCTTGCTCCTTGGTTAAGGACTATCCGCTCCATCCTATTTGCATAATATATGCAAGGTGAACAGGTAGTCGCGTAAaggcagacgtgagaatgtcgTTTTATGCTCTATGTTGATCAACGAAGTCATAAGACCCTGGGGTAGTCAGGAGATATGATATTGTTTGGGGATTCATGTCAAATACGTAAATGTTATCAAGGCCTATAGTAACATAAAAACGGTTGGGCTAAGATTTATTTAAATGATTCAAGGAGAAAACAGGTGTAGGCCTACCCAATTAGGCATCGAATGTAATTTGTTAGAAATGTTGGAATTTATATAAAGTTGAACATGAAACCTTCTAAATTAATGTTGCAGTATATTTCAGCCTAATTGAAGCCATCGACTCTACAGGCAAGTCAAATTGGCTCGTTAGCATAGGCCTACCGGTGAAGTACCCACCTTGCTGTTTCAATGGCGCCCTCGTGTGGGAAGTATAAGGAAAACATCGCAATAATTCTGATTCTGTTAGCTTCTCCCTCATTCTTTTCTCCTCTTGTAATTAtcaataattattattaaaaaCAGTATCAGCTGCATCTGTGAGAATGAGCAAAGATTTAGGGTAAGTGATATTATCTTTCTATGTGAAGCATCCATTTGTCACATGGCAAACCTCCAAGGGAATGATGGGGACACTAAATGTCAATTACGGGGTCAACACCACAGGAATTCCAGCCAGTTTATGAACTGCACACCTGTGATTCCACCCAGTGTGGGTGGAATTGTGACCTTTGTTGACCATTATTGTACTCCACAAACCCTCTAAAAACAGGTAATGAAACCCAACCCTCAGGAGTGAAACCTTACATGTTTAACATGACCCGTGGAAATACAATCTCACTTTCCATGCAGATTACTGGTCATGATCTCATGATCTCAGCGTGgttgacacacatacaggtcAGATTTCAACAGAGGAAGTGGCCCTATGTCTGGGGGACACACAAGCAGTGCTCTCACAGAGAAAAGGGCATTGAGCAAATCCCCTTGGAGACTTCCCGGGGTGCTCCCATGTCCCACGCCCCCTTTAtgctgctccaccattgtgagTCTGGTTTCATAAGAGGAAACAGGACCTGAGAAAAGGGGGGACATGACCGGGGGTGGGGGCCACTGTACTGAGATGTGGGCTCAGAGGTTTGGTAAAGCCTGATTAAAAGTGCACGCTAAAGCTAACTCACACTTAGGGTCTGAGAGCATCCCCGGGTGCTCTCAGGGTGCTTCCCAGTGTGCACCGGGTCAGTAATCTCCTTTTTGCTGAAAGCCTGGCGCCTGCTTTGTGCCAAGCAGCGAAGAGAGTTCTTTCAGGCTGGTTATGAAGCAGCTATAACAATGCATCTGTTGACTCTTTGATGGTTCCACCAGGAATGCATTTGTCTTTCAAACTGTCAATACTAATTATGAATTTATTTCAAAGTCAAGACATATCAATTCGACTGTAAACCATTATTCACTCTTGTGAACCTGTTAAACTGTcatatttaaaatgaaaactAAGATATTTGGTGTGACATGAGCATTTTACTagacatttaaaaacatttccTATTTATACATGTCCTATACATTTCAAATTGCATCAAAACCtgtacaataaaaacaattgcaGTATAGTGTTTGTTTTCTAAATAATGTTGAGATGTATTTTATGTTTGGTTTGCAATAGTATGACTGAAATTAATGAATGTTTTTACAAGGAAGTGGTATAGGCATGGTCTGCTACTCTTGGCAAAGTGgtctgtaaaaaaagaaaatctagCCAAATGAAGAGTTGGGAGTCCTTAAGCTAAATGTGATGAGCTACCGAAACATATTAAATAACAATTTCTGCAAAACAATGACTGATTTGGCATGCTTAAGAAGGGAAGCCATAATCAGATTGACAACTGGTTAATAAACTATAAAGCTTAACAACAAAAGATGATTataatgaatgcaatcaattataTGTCAAACTAAAATTAGTATTTGGGACATTTGGTATCTACAAGTTCAACACAAATCTGTATGGAAAAAAGGATGTGGAAGAGTCCCATATTGACTGATATGCAACACTCTAGGTCAGTTTTCTGGACTTTATTTGTCCTCTAGTGATGATGGACAGTGAATGTTGCCCCAACTTTCCAAAATCACAACCAGAAATTAACATCTGAGGTATTACTGGATAAGCACTATAAAATGGCTTGGTACAATCACAAGGAAAAATGGGATGTGACCTCATGTTTATTGAAGGCACAGAACCAGAAAGGGAGCAAAGCCCATCGAATGGTGGGTGGGTACCATCATTtgaaggaaaaagaaaagtcTGGACAAAGACCGGCAAGTAGCAAAACCTACAACCCATTACTAAGATTCTGTGATTCCTTTTTCAGTAACAGCAATCTTGTCAATATCACTGCCAAACAGAACCGGATGGCACAATCTAAAGAAAGCAGCTTTAGGTCTCCAAGAGGGGCAAAGGAAGAGAGGTTGAAGAGCGTTGCTCCCTCAAGGAAAACAACTCACCTGGGTGGCAAGACACCTACAATAGCAATATTCTACAAACACTGAAGTTCTTACCTACAGTACAGCAATACCCTGATCCATCAAATTTATGCAACACAGAACATAACAATAATTAgaccttaaaaaaagaaaacaaatataaatCAACCCAGTGTGTCCACATTATTGAGtggttctgcgtgtgtgtgtgtgtgtgttagagaggcaTTTGGATAGAGTCCCGAGGCTGTCTCGTGTAGTGTTATCTAGGCCGATGGTTAGCTAGGAGGAAGTCCTTGTCTTTGCAGGTGAGGCATAGTTTGAGGTTCCGGAGGGAGCCGCCAGCACATGAGAAAGCCCACATTCCCATCAGGAACATGATGATGTAGGTGGGCACCAGACTGCCCACATACTGAGGGTTCTGGAACGTCTGCAACAAATGACATATGTTAAGTTCTCCTGGTTGCTTGTCATACTATACTTGTATAGTGGAGTTGAAGACTTGTGCCAGTTGGTCAATATATTCATTAGTAGGCAACACTGAGACCTTTAAAATTATGGTAACTTCTCTGCAGGCCTTCTTTGAAGTATGGCTAATGACTAAGGTAAGTACTTGAATGAATGAACTAACTTCCCTTACAGGGGAAATGTTGTTCcctaaaatgttaaatgttgctCACTTACCAAACAAGATACCAGCAGGTGGCTGATGACCACCACACCCACAGACCACCAGTGCTTCTTCTCACAGGCCTCAAAGAACACCACCCCCCAGAACATGTGCAGTAGGATGATGGCCATAGTCATGAAGGCTGGGGTTGGGCACAACACAGGTAGCATCTGTTAGCATGCTACAGTACATTGAGGTATAAATAATCATGACCTGGAGTCAAGAGGAGATGTATGCACAAATTCTAGAGCTACAAAACCAATATTATTTTTCTACGCTTCAAACAAAGCTTAACATGTATTGGCCTCAGAAACTAAAGTAGACCATGCTTAGTGCTGACTTAGTATTTGTGAAGGTCAGATTATTTAATACGTAATTCAAGGAACCCTAAGGTAACCTCCTGTTAGTTCTGAGTTAAAGTGCATGACAACACCTACCGACACTAAGCTAGTAGATTGTGTACTATGCTAAGTTATGAAAGTATGTAGCCACATATATCTTTACCTGAGGACAAAAAGTAGTGTTGGGAGTCCCCATGGATCCCTATAGTCCCAGGGCCTGCAGAGTCTGCCAGGATGTTGACCATTGAGAACGCTCCACTCATGAAGCCAAAGCCCAAGCCAGACACTGAAGGACACACATGATGACAtcactcacacattcaaatCACATCCTCCAACTTCATCTCATATAGAGGTATCATAAAAATGATGGCAAGGATGCAAGCAAAACCACAACATTTTTTATGAACACAACACGACATAATAGGCTACCATGTCAGCTTTAACAAGTATCCATCTAAAAACGTGATTGTCCCCCTACTTTATTCACTGTATAGCCGAACATTTTTGAATTTGGAGTGGGACATAGTCTCAGTTCTTTCAACATACCGTAGGCCAGCTGCCTTATGGAAATTGGCATGGTCTCCTCTTGACTCAGAGCAAGCAACCCTTCATTTGCTTTCCtgacaacacaaacaaaatgtacattataaataaagttgacTAAAGTTGTTTCTTACACAGACTGAAAACAAAGAGATCAGATCACCATGTACAGTATCTATGTCAGTTGGTGGAATATCAAGTTCTCTTCTAGCAATGATATGCATCGTTCTTTGGTtcactgtgtgaaaaaaacCCAGAGGGCTGATGAACCCATGGTGGAGCAGCACACAAACAGGTCATGGGATAAGCTTACTTCAGTAGCTTGTAGTAACCAAAGCGGAAAGTTTCCTGAAGGAGTACAGCGAGCACCACTCCGAATATGAGCAGGCCTTTCTGTTGAGAGGTGCTTTCTTTGTTGCTGATCTGAACTGTAATGAACCACACCAATGAAGATAGCAGCAGCGACACCAACCAGAAGAAGGCCCTGGAGAAAACAGTTGAGCATCAAGAATACATATGTAGCTAAATACATGCTGCATGATCATTTTCAATCAACTTGGAATAAAGACACGGCATCCAATAGATTGATGCGGAAATTTGCCAATACAATTTCCTATGCATTAACCGATTTATTAAAAGAGAAAGCAAAGAGAAGTTATGCACCACTACAAATCACAAACATCGCTGTTTTGCGGGCTCAGACTAATTGCTGGGATAGACCAGAATCTTAAGAGTATGGATTAGAACGTATTGAAATACATTATATGAAAGTATATAGTCCTCATGTCCACACACTAACTCAGAAAATCACATGTCATAGTTAGCTCACATTCAATGATTGAATGTTGGCAATCATCATCGTTCCAGAAAATAGTCTGAGCCACAATACGCGTTGGCTTGCATGCAAGCTAACAGTTATGCTAACTGATAAAGATACTCACCCGGCTATGAGAAAGATGACCCGCAGTGGGT
This window encodes:
- the aph1b gene encoding gamma-secretase subunit Aph-1b, with the protein product MTAAVFFGCTFIAFGPAIALFLFTIARDPLRVIFLIAGAFFWLVSLLLSSLVWFITVQISNKESTSQQKGLLIFGVVLAVLLQETFRFGYYKLLKKANEGLLALSQEETMPISIRQLAYVSGLGFGFMSGAFSMVNILADSAGPGTIGIHGDSQHYFLSSAFMTMAIILLHMFWGVVFFEACEKKHWWSVGVVVISHLLVSCLTFQNPQYVGSLVPTYIIMFLMGMWAFSCAGGSLRNLKLCLTCKDKDFLLANHRPR